CATCGCTGCAGTTCCAGTTAAACAGCATATCAGCAAAAATGGCATATGATTATTTCTGCCACAAACCAACAATCGAGACCCCCCAAGGCTAATTTTCGTACTCGGTCTAGAAGCTGATATCTAGTACTAGAATGTGTACATTAGAATCTGTATGTGAGAGTAAAAGTATGCATTGAAAATTATTGAAAACTACCTAAGATAAGCTTTGCGCCAGTCAGGATATTGCTGCATCCTGGTCCACAGATCCACCACAGGGATCCCACATTCTTCAGCTGTTTCAACACATGCCTTGGCAAAAGAGCCGGCAGCTTCATTTGTCCTCTCGGGAAAACCCGATGGGTTCTCAACAAAAGGATGTCTGCATCAACACAAATTCGTTTTCTTTCAAGTACATGCGTATTAAAGATATTGTGCAATGTACCCATGCTGGCAAAGTGGAAGAACATATGTACCTAAGGCGTCCATCTTCATCAATCGGAGGAGGGGTAATTAGGAGTATGAGTGTTTTTGGCCACCGCTTCTATAACCCCCAAAAGACAAGGCAAAGAGGAAAAAATCTATAAGTAGGATcagcacatatatatacacttaatCCATAAGATCATACTACTGTTTTGGTgaccatatatatttatatatattctatGATTTCAAAGCCAGAACGTTGTTAGTGGAATCAATTTCAAAAGGCATATTAAAATGGATCAATCAGTCTTTCCACAATATGTTGAGCTTCCCACGTTTGCTTTAAAAAGCTAATCGATTAACTTCATTAATCGAGGGGCATGAAGTAGAGTCATAAAGGCATTAGATTTTTTTAAACATGAATATGTAAAAGATTTTTCATCCAATCAAGAGAAGACAAAACCATTCATCACAATCAACAAAAAGCAACATTGCTTGTGACATTGGGCGTCATATATAACTGAAAAGCCCCATACAGAAAGTATATGATATTTATACCAATTAATTGGTCTCATCTACCCTTTAGCCTTTGTAATTCACATGATTATTgacaaaaaattaataaattagtgTTACTTAATCTTTttgctaaaaattttatctattttaacaAATCAGTCTCTATACGTCAGTGTGAgatacatatgatattatttaattatgttgtCAACTATGTtagttttaataataaaatgaataaaattttaagaaaaaatctAATTTTGATCTAATATATTAAGACTAATTAGTAAGAAAATATTCTCCAAGACCTAATATGTAATATAGAAACTTCCATCACATTTTTAACTAATGCACAGTATATAGTACTTGCTAAATTCTAAGAAAGATCACTGCTCACTGCTCATGGTTTTGAATGAGATTATTCAAGTTTTTTCTTTCAATATAAAAACAATTAAAGAGAGATATATATTTAAGCCAAGTGGCGAACAATAACAGCGACAACTGGGCCTCACCCACCCACTCTTTCATGGCTGACCAAACAAAGTCCATGGCTCTTTCTACCAAATAACTTTAGGAAACTGTCTTACTAGACCACAACACAGTGCCAAGCACGCAATGTCCTAAATTATCATACGAATATTCAGATCATAAGAAAAGAACAAAAAGCCAAAAACAAAAAGATCACACAGTTCCACCCATTGTTTTGTCTCTTCGTCTACGTGAGAGTTACTTGAAAAATACACAGTGCCTGCCTTTTGATCCTAAAGTTCTTACAATCATCTGCTGTTTACGCAGTAGAAAATTGATCGTCAATGAGTTTAACATGCTTAATGTGCTACCATATTTACTTGATGTAGAAAAAAGTTAGATAAAGATGTGATAAGTGAACCTTGAGGGAAGAGACGATGGAGTGTAGGTTCTGCTTGTACTCATCAAGTGGGACGTGTTGGAAAGCAGCGTATCTATCAGGGAGGCAAGCATCATTAGCTCCAAAAAACACGGTTAACGCAACTGGCGGCGCAGCAGCAGCACCGTCGTGACCCACCGTGGGAAAAACCCTATCAAGTACCTTCAGCGCCCACCTTGTATTGTACCCACTATACCCTCTCAGCACCACATCAAGCTGTAAACCAGAAAACccacatattcaatatcaataAAGACTTTATATATAACTGATAATCAATATATATACCGTCCGACAGAAATGGTTGGCGAGAGCAGCACCCCAACCACCGTCAGCAAAGGAAGCCTCTGTGATTGAGTCTCCAAAAAGATAGATCGTCGGCCTCATGTTTGAGTAGCAAAAAGAAAAATGATCAAAATCTTCTTCAGAGAACACTGTGAGATCTGAGAAGAAGAACCAAAAACTTTTAACAACAACACTAAATTGCCTTTGTATTTTTGTTACAAAAAGTTTGGGTATTATTAAATTCTCACCACCAACTCAGTTGCACGAGAGAGAGAGGGGAAATACTGACAAGATCAGGTTAAGATTAAAGAAAGGATGTGATTTTAAAAACGTAAAAGACTGAAACTGTGAAGAGTCTGAGTTGGTAGTTGATGTGACTGTTTTTGGACTTTACATTAAATTCTGTCTTGTTGTTTGTGATACCAGGAAGTAACTGAAATTAATGGAGTAATTGCCTATCAATGATCTATATATTTTCTCTAACAGTTTCTCTACCTATACCTTTCCCCTCTCTGCATCAGGACTTTCATCTCTTTTCTTCTATTTTAGCTTTAATGGCAATTGGGGAAAGCATTCATAATTTTGCTGGGCCAACCATGCGTCCATGCCTCACACcaacataatatttatatatcatcagaacctctttttttttttcttggacCTCCCCAATTTGCATTGCACATTTGaatatttatgatattttatttatattttataaattcggATAATATAAATTtagataatatttaaattttaaaattactattATGAATTGAATTTACATTACTTATTTGGATAATATAAATAGAATTGAATATATAAATTCATCTGTTACAAAATGTTTACATTTTTATTATTGgaaccaaaaaattaaaaattttaaaaatattttttttagatttGAATGTTTGACAAATAATAGTATTTAATTAggattcaatttaaataataatttgtaaataatttatgaataaataaattttaaataaatctatAAAGTCAAATTCGAATAATTgtaaaaatacatataaaaaacatggacaaaacttgtttaatattttttcattcaaatttaaaaatctaatttCTCACCAACGTGAGAAATTAGATGTGATTTATTTAGCATGATTCTTGTTATAATTGAAAAAACAAAAGCTTAATTATGCATGGAACCTTGTCCTGATCGAATTCCTTATTATTTTAGAAACAGTAATTAGGAATTAAGTCAATGGCTTATGGGTAGTGGGTGATATTAAAGGTAATATAATATATGTATTGATGTGTGGTGTGGGCAGTTAAAGGTGAGttggttttaaataaatattttgagtatataataagaaaaaaggacaataaattgaataagaaaaacaaattaaaaaaaaaaaagacaaaagcaAAATGACAAGTActatatgttaaatttatttaatgtGAACTCCAATTAAGATCCCTTGTTAACACACGACACAAAAGTAACATAGGTTGATGTCCCAATTATGTTAATTAGATTtttgttattaaaattattaattacacAGTTAAGTGACACATtataagtataatttaaaattgaaaatttgaattgaTGCCTAAAACCTTAATTTTTAGGATTATCTTAATATAAGTAATTATTCCTATATTAATATATCATATTTCACACAGTTgatataacttttaattttgttgaaaattcaaatccataataATATAATGCATATGAAATTAAGAACATAGGAACCCATGGTAACGATATTAATTATTTAGTTTCTAATTTGAATTTgagggttaatttgataaaatttcataattaccTTATGATATGAGCAATTAACTTTTATTGGATCAACCATAAAATCTAAAAATCGCTGTGATCATATtgtatttaacaaaacaaaaacttaaataattttataatcaaGGGAGATGACAAGGGGCTAGTAGGGCTCTGACTCCCCTTAAATTAAAAGTTTATGTTTTGGTCCCTTTGAAAGTTATAAATTAtatagtaaaattacattttggcttccgaaatgattaaattttaactaatttctaaaaaatgtaaagttataagttaatataatggtaaaattgtattttgattttCAACTCAATTTTAGCTCCAAAAAAAAGCTTCTGCCTTCACCCTGTTCACAATTAACACTAAATTTATCCTATTAACAAAAACCATAAAAATTCAAACCTAACAATATTACTAATAAATTTCATCAAATCAATCTTAAGACCTatattaaatactaaaaattaatACTGATTATATTTgactattaaaatatattaacttaatCAAATAAAAGTACcacaatataaatattatattaaaaaatatcaaACTCGTGTACTGGGAATTGATGCAAATCAAAGCGGATGGACCAACTTTGCTATAGCAAGCCGTCGAAGCAAGAGAAATCAAGTCATATTATGATGCTAGTAAACCCTCCAACAATCTCCTACTTTTGTAGAGCTGTTGCTCCCTGTAATTTCCACAAATTGTTTGCAATCAAGCTTAAAGTATACCTTATGTCTTGATAGGCACAAGAGATACCCAAACCAAAGTAATGATTAATGCTTGCTTAGTATTAATAGAAAAAAAATCTAAGTTTAAACGTTGTTGGGAGAAacatatataaaatttgaaaaaaaaaaaaagtaatactcATGAACCATGTCAAATTTGATTGAATTATAATTTGaatgatttaaaatatttattaaaaatatatatattttattaattagtgGTTGAAGGTTCGATTTTCGTTCTGAAATTTAAAACTTGTGGCCAGCATCTACCTCCTTAATTAATTTACAGAATGCGAATGATTAATTATTAGATAAGCTCGATAAAtacattgaaaaataaaaatatatatttcattatttaaaaatgtaaaatcaTGCATCTTTTTAAATATTGCTTTGGGTAAGGAGTATTCAAATAAAGTAAGTGGGACTCTATTGAGATTCTAACTAACATTATTTGTGTTTCTTTCTCAACAATCAAAGAGGAAATTTGAATTgctatgatttttattttattttattttattttatatatgttgtTCAAAGTCCAATATTTGTTTATTTGTGCACGCCAACAAAGCTACTTTAATGGTCATTATTCAGTACCATATTCTACAATAACCACAAAATTTTGCATAATTTTATAACCATAATGTTACTATACACAAGGAAATCTCATCATTACTGAGGATTAGCATCTTTTAATTAGCATGGATGCTAAGCTCCTAGAAATTGTACTAAAAAGTTGGCCAAAATCAGGATTGGCCAATAGAATTCAATGATGGATGCCTATTAATCATGTGAGTTTATATGAAGACTTGGTAATTAGAATATATGGATTCAACAAAAGAAATTTACAATTTTGGACCAAAAAGTTCACAGACACAAGCTCATTATGGAAAGCAAATCATTATATTTATGGTAAATTATAACCATTGTGATTTTAAAATAGGGtttgttttattttgatcatttcattttagtcactttaaataaaataattgtatgaattAGTCATTGCcgttaaaatttctatttatttttaacgGATTGTTAATATGACATATTAGCTTATTAAGTGATCACTGACACATAATATTTTTTTGTTCACTTTTGACTAAAGTTTAAGGATCTCCCTAtaattaatccaaaactttttccttgtAAACTTTATAGAGAGATCCCTAAACTGTAGTAAAAAACCAACACAAAAAATATCACATGTCAGTAACTCAATAGGCTAATGTGTCATGTCAGCAATTCGttaaaagaaaatggaaatgTTAATAGCAGTGACTAATTCACACAATTATCTTATTAAGAAGTGACTaaaataagaatttttttttttttgaaaataccaAACTAAGATAAACCCTATTTTAGAATGAGGCTGGGATAATTTACCCTTATATTTATTAGTAGCTGATAGAAATTGTAAATTTCTACAGATTTGGATATTGGTTGCTTGCCCTTATTATCAATTAATTCAAAATGGTAGGGTTGAATCAGCAATACAGgccaattaataaaaattatacattTAACTATTAAGTCCAAACCCAACCGACGCATATCTCTGACTCTCTTTAAAAGTTATCCCAAAGTTAATCTTTATAGGCATACTTTAGTGAATAATTACTCCTAaatcttaatttaattaatattaatattgttgttaatataaaagtatatagGTTTAAGTGCATTGAAATATGCGTTTACTCTTTCTTTTAGTAAGCatttgattgaattgaattgattcGAATAAAAAATATTTGAGTTAGTCAAGTTGACAAGAATTGACTCGAATAAAAaatatttgagttaatcaagttgacgagttttattttattattgtaacTCGATTTGAAATTATTTTCTAATTAAATCGAGTGAAATTAAATTTGAGTTCAGTCAAGTTGAATAAATGTATTCGAGTTCaattaatgaaattaaataagTCAAATTGAACTATTGATGGCAATGTGACTAAATTCCTAGCTAGAGCGTATAAATTTTAGATCATATATATTTGAAGATTCTTTCAAAGTAAAATTagagaaaaataatataatttaatatggtaaacttgatttgataatttacttgtttaaggtcttaaatttatcatttttattttttaatttttaaagatttttagaattttatataaccttttttttaaattttataaaaattttagaaattttataaatattttgaaaatttaaggtTATATTGAAATTGTTTGTAATTTCTATTGAGAGGGACCAAtttactcattttcaaaattcatagaGATCTAAGGGGTGTTTACATCAATTTATTATTCAAGTTATTCGAGTTgtgaaataaaattacttatttgagttgatccaaaaaaaacctaataactcgacttgattaactcaaaattgaggttttttcaatttttttacacAAATTGAGTTTTGCTCACCTTTATTCAATATTTTGGCTTTTCTCTTTATAGtgaaaaactataaaataattatatttttaggtGATAGTATAACATAATCTCGTAATGCATGTCATCATTTCTTAAGAAAATccaaatttaaatatcaaataaaagaattgtcaattttaaaataaaaaagttaaaataatttaaaaactaaatattacttttatcaatatatatcGTAAATAAATACAGTTAACACTCA
The Gossypium arboreum isolate Shixiya-1 chromosome 10, ASM2569848v2, whole genome shotgun sequence genome window above contains:
- the LOC108487548 gene encoding GDSL esterase/lipase At5g45920-like, which encodes MRPTIYLFGDSITEASFADGGWGAALANHFCRTLDVVLRGYSGYNTRWALKVLDRVFPTVGHDGAAAAPPVALTVFFGANDACLPDRYAAFQHVPLDEYKQNLHSIVSSLKKRWPKTLILLITPPPIDEDGRLRHPFVENPSGFPERTNEAAGSFAKACVETAEECGIPVVDLWTRMQQYPDWRKAYLSDGLHLTKEGNKVVFEEVMKKLEERGLSLEKLKADLPLFADIDHDDPLKAFQQ